One Struthio camelus isolate bStrCam1 chromosome 10, bStrCam1.hap1, whole genome shotgun sequence genomic region harbors:
- the FOXF1 gene encoding forkhead box protein F1, producing the protein MTAEAQQALSSQPPPPPAQSSYGPMSSVAEKQPQSSAMDAASAAPAGAAGSAPGSGGAPGGGGPKAKKTNAGIRRPEKPPYSYIALIVMAIQSSPSKRLTLSEIYQFLQSRFPFFRGSYQGWKNSVRHNLSLNECFIKLPKGLGRPGKGHYWTIDPASEFMFEEGSFRRRPRGFRRKCQALKPMYSMMNGLSFNHLPESYSFQGSAGGLSCPPNSLSLEGGLGMMNGHLSSNVDGMGLAGHSVPHLPANGGHSYMGSCTGSSAGDYPHHESSVPASPLLAGGGVMEPHSVYSSSASAWAPSASAALNTGASYIKQQPLSPCNPTANPLSSSLSTHSLDQSYLHQNSHNAAELQGIPRYHSQSPSMCDRKEFVFSFNAMASSSMHSAGSGSYYHQQVTYQDIKPCVM; encoded by the exons ATGACTGCAGAAGCGCAGCAGGCTCTGTCCTctcagccccctcctcctccggcgCAGAGCAGCTACGGCCCCATGTCCTCCGTGGCCGAGAAGCAGCCGCAGAGCTCGGCCATGGACGccgcctccgcggcgcccgccggggcggccggcagcgccccgggcagcggcggagccccgggcggcggcggccccaaaGCGAAGAAGACCAACGCGGGGATCCGGCGGCCGGAGAAGCCGCCTTATTCCTACATCGCCCTCATCGTCATGGCCATCCAGAGCTCGCCCTCCAAGCGCCTCACCCTCAGCGAGATCTACCAGTTCTTGCAGAGCCGCTTCCCCTTCTTCCGCGGCTCCTACCAGGGCTGGAAAAACTCCGTGCGCCACAACCTCTCGCTCAACGAGTGCTTCATCAAGCTGCCCAAGGGGCTGGGCCGCCCGGGCAAGGGCCACTACTGGACCATCGACCCGGCCAGCGAGTTCATGTTCGAGGAGGGCTCCttccgccgccggccccgcggcttcAGGAGGAAATGCCAGGCGCTGAAGCCCATGTACAGCATGATGAACGGGCTCAGCTTCAACCACCTCCCCGAGAGCTACAGCTTCCAGGGCTCGGCCGGCGGGCTCTCCTGCCCCCCCAACAGCCTCTCCCTCGAGGGGGGCTTGGGCATGATGAACGGGCATTTGTCCAGCAACGTGGACGGCATGGGCCTTGCGGGACACTCCGTGCCCCACCTGCCCGCCAACGGCGGGCACTCCTACATGGGCAGCTGCACCGGCTCCTCGGCGGGGGACTACCCGCACCACGAGAGCTCCGTGCCCGCCTCGCCGCTGCTCGCCGGCGGCGGCGTCATGGAGCCGCACTCGGTTTACTCCAGCTCGGCCTCGGCGTGGGCACCCTCCGCCTCGGCCGCCTTGAACACCGGCGCTTCCTACATCAAGCAGCAGCCTTTGTCGCCCTGCAACCCCACGGCCAACCCGCTGTCGTCCAGCCTGTCCACGCATTCCCTAGACCAGTCCTACCTGCACCAGAACAGCCACAACGCCGCCGAGCTGCAAG GCATCCCGCGGTATCACTCCCAGTCTCCAAGCATGTGCGACAGAAAGGAATTCGTCTTCTCTTTCAACGCCATGGCCTCCTCCTCCATGCATTCAGCGGGCAGCGGCTCCTATTACCACCAACAAGTGACATACCAGGACATCAAGCCGTGCGTTATGTGA